The genomic window GAAGCCACTTTCTGTAACTTCACCGTCTTGCCATACAACTTCTAATTCAATATCTTCTTCAGCATTGAATGCATTTACCGTAATATCGTAACGTTGCTCGTCACGGTCGTATGCTACATCAATTTCTTCAATCTCTGCGTCTGGATACTCTGCCTCTAACATCGTTACAGCTTCTTCAAGACCCATTTGTACATCACTTGCTTCAACATCTGCTGCTTCTTCTTCCATAGCAGACTCTTCAGCAACTTCAGATGTTTCTTCTTCAGTTGTCTCAACGACTTCACTAGTTTCTTCTTCGCTACTTACATCCTCAGCATAGGCAAGAGGTGCAACACTTACTAATAACGAAGCACTTAAACTAACTAATAACATTTGACGTAATGATTTTTTCATAATTAATCCTCCTCAGGAATGACCTTTGAAACATTTCGTCTGACATAACCCTATTATATAAAAACGCTCTCTATATGTAAAATAATTGAACTCAGAAAAGAAAACATTTTTATAGAAACCACTAGCTTACCTATTAAGACAATATTTCATATAAAATATTTTCATTAATATTTCTATATATTTAATACTAATAAACGCTTTTGTTGCTACAACTTACTTTAAGGTTTAAAATCAAACTAACAAAGAAAGGGGTATTAAAATGGTTCAAACATTTAAATTAGATGATAGTGAGCAAGCAAAATTTCTCATCTTCCATTCCGACTCCCATCAAGATGAACAGGACTATGTCAATCAATTCAACTTACCTAATGATGTATTTGCTCTCGATGATATTTCTTCCGTCGCGCCAAGGTTTGAAGAAATCCCTTAACAAGATGCGGACAATTCATTAATTGTTGTTTTATCCAACGTCACGAGCCGCAACAAAGATATACCTGTCGAAGACCGACTCGAAACACTGACCTTTATTTTGCAAGATGATATGCTACTCCTTTTTTTAAAGGAAGGATCGACATTCGACCAAAATTTATTACATTAATACAAGGAAAAGTTTGATAGCCTTGCAAGTATCTTAGTCTATGCGGGAATTTTGATGTATTCTAATTTACACGATGAATTGCAACAGCAAAAAGCAGCCATCGATGATTTAAATAACAAAGCCAAAAATTCTACGAGTGGAGATGTCCTTCGAAAAGTAGCTGATACAGAACGGAATCTCGTTATTTTAGAACATACTATTGAAACCTTGGATGAGACGGTAACAGAGTTATTAGCAACTGAAACATTCACTAACAAACTTAACAACTCAGCACTTGAGTACGACCTTAAGTGGTATAACCGTCAAGTCATGAAGCTTGTCCACGTTTACCGTGACTTATTAGATAGTGTCAGCAGTTTATTTTCAGATCTTGTCAGCGACAACTTAAATAAATTAATGAAATTCTTAAACTCGCTCTCACTTGTTCTCGCTTCAGCCAGTTTAATTTCCGAGTTTTGGGGAATTAACGCCGGAGGCTTACCAGGAGAAAATTCTGATTACGGAACACTTGGAGTCCTCATTTTGGTTGTTATCTCAACTGCTTCAATGGCTATCTTCTTAAAGAAAAAAGATTACTTTTAAAAGTCAAACACACCCATGAATCATTTCACGGGTGTGTGTTTGCGTTATTAATAATCAATATCGAATGAAGTATAAATGAACAAACTCTTACCCGCTTCGACACTTTCGCCAATGAGATCTTTAATTTCTTTATGTTGAGAAGCAGTTATTTTATGCGCGTCGGCTAAAAATCGGTAATATCTCCCCTCTCTTAATTCCACATTTTTTATTCATTAAAATACAAACTCTTCTCCAAATAATCATTAGGATATTTCTTCAACAACCGCTTAAAGAACTGACGTAATTGACGCGAAGTTATTTCATTTGCTTGATACCTTGCGATATTTTTTTGATACGTCGCTGTCTCTTTGCTCGTTGCCTGCTTATTGAAGTAACCCCAAATATGTTGTGCTGCATTCACTTCTGCGCCCACATTCTCTGACATCACCTCAGCCTCTTCCAGCAGTTGAATGAACAGCAGAAAATTAACATGTTGCTTATCTTTTAAAACATCCCGTATCTTCTGATAGATCCCAGCAGACTTAGCCAGAACGGAATACTTCCGCTTCGCCCACAGTTTCTCCGCAGCAGCCACATCTTGGTCCAAGTATACTTGAATCTTTTCAGCAGACCGATTCTTGTCTTTAACTTCTAACATAATATCGAGAGGATACATATCAGGAAGCTGCTTTAGAAAAGCGATAAAAGGTTGGATCGCTATCGTTTGGGAATGAGCTCCAGCTTTTTTTACCGGGGCTTGTTGGCTATAGTGAATTTTCTGACGACCATCTGCTTCTTGAAATGTTTGCCCTGCTACTTGAATATACTCAGCCATGGGTGTTGGGTCGTCGGGCCGGCGAACTTCATGATGCAAATTATCGAAAATGACGGGCAATCCAGTTTGTTCACTAATAGTCAAAACATCATGAATACTATATAAACGCTCATCGTTTTCAATGACTAAGTGCGCGCGTACGCGTTTTGACAACTGATTAGCTTGATCAATAAAGCGTGCCATGGCGGCTTCTTTATCACCATACACCCCACCAATATGGATAATGATTTTGTTTGCCTGATTGCCTCCAAGTAGTTCAAGAACCTCAGCATGGTACTCCAAATCGTCAATCGCTCGATCGACTACATTCATATCCATGGAATTCAAGACCGTATATTGCCCTGGATGCATTGATATACGTAACTGAGTTGATTGTATTTTGTCTTTAATACGATTGAACGTTGATTCAAAATACTCTTTCCAATCCAGGTCCACACCCTCTTTAGGCTTCGTCGCAAAAGGAATGAGGTCACTCGATAAACGTAGTAAACCGATTCCGTGATCGACTGTATAAGCAATCATCTCTTCCAATGTCGCCAGATTCCACTCAATCAATTCAATCCATTTGTCATGTGTTAAATTATCAAAACGACACGTCTTGAATCCTTGGCTAATATCGGGATTCAAACACGCGTAGCCGATTCTTACATCTTGATTCATAAGCGACTCCTTTGTCTTTTGATTTATCATACTAAAAATAAAAAGAAAGATTGCATAAAATGCTCTCTTTCTTTCGATTTAACCTATTTGTTATTATCTGTATCTAAGCGCAACTCGCCGTCTTCCATGTAATAAACTTTATCACAATGCTTGATTAAACGCTCATCATGGGTAACCATAATCGTTGCTTTTTTCTGTTCCTTTGTTTGTTTGGCCAATATTTCAACCACTTCAAACGCACGACTCGAGTCCAAACTAGCTGTTGGCTCATCGGCTAAAATCACTGACGGATCATGGAACAAGGCACGCGCAATCGCTACACGTTGGCGTTCTCCACCTGAAAGGTCGCTCGGATATTTATCCCGTAAGTCCGTAATATCTAATTGTTCTAATAAGGAATCCACTCGATCTTTTTCGAATGCCTTTTTTTCGATTTTATTCACAAGACGCAACTGATCCTCAACTGTTAGGAAAGGTATTAAGTTAGATGCTTGTAGGATAAAGCCGATTTCTTTAAAGCGTAGCTTCGTTCGTTTCTTATCATTCTCTTCACTGAACTTGTTGCCATTAATCAAGACTTCCCCTTTACTAGGCGCTTGAAGGCCTCCAATAATCGTTAGAAATGTACTCTTACCTGAACCACTTGGTCCGATAATCGCTACAAATTCTCCCTCTTCAACCGAAAAGTTCGTATCTTTTAAGGCTGTAATCTCTTTACGTCCATCATCGAATGTTTTGGACACATTTTTTACTTCAATTGCTTTCTTCATAGAACCCCTCCTATCCAATCGCTTCTAGCGGATCAATTTTGGCTACCGTTCTTACTGAGAAGAACGCGCCTAATAAGGCAAACAAGACAATTAATACGGTTATAATTAAGATAAAGTACATATTAAAGGCAAATGGCACCGTACTCGGTAACACCATCGCTGTCCCCATTGTAAGCACCAAGCCAATGGCTACACCAATGACTGATAAGATAAATGTCTGGCTCACAACAGATGTCGCAATGTACTTCGTAGAAATACCCTGGGCTTTCATCACCCCAAACATGCTTGATTTTTGTACAGTTAACACATACATGAATATCCCAATCACAACAGCCGCAATAATAATTAAGAAAATAATCATTAAACCAAACGTCAATACTTGGGCTGTGTATCCAGGGATTTCTTCAATATATTCAGAGATTGTTGACAGCTCTAAGTCTTCATTATCCAACTCGACACTATCTAAATCATCATCACGAATAATAAAGGCACTCACACGCCCTTCATCCGAATCATCGATTGCTTCGAACCGCACGTCTTGATATGTTGAAACAGTTGTGTATAGTACTGGAGCGACATTGAATTTCGCGTTGTCGGTAAAACCAACGACTTCAACTTGCTCATCATTTCCCGCAAGATTTAAAACGTCACCAATTTCAATACCAAACTCTTCGTGGATACTAATATCTGCCACAACTTGAAAGTCTTCTTGAAACATCTCACCTTCAACGATATTTGGTGCAATAAATTGCTCTGAATCAATTCCGAAGAATGTCACTGAAATTTTATTCTCTTCTTGTTCAGCTTCAGTCTGATCGTCGCGACTCACAACACTTGCAGTTTGTCCTAGAACGGCTATCTCGTCAGCTTCAATATCATTGATTAAACCTTGTGGCATCATTGACATATTAATATTTGAATTGGCTTCGTCTGCCAATACAATTGCTTGTGCTTCCCATTTATCCACACTTGTTCGGTTATCTTGAGCCAAACCGAAGGCTAAGCCAGTTAAAAAATAAACTAAATAACTCACTAATACTAATACACCGACGATTAATGAAAAACGCGTCTTGGCGTATTTAATTTCTTTCCAAGCTAAAAACATATCTTCACCTCTAATTTTATATTATACTTATCACCTGATAAGTATATCAGTCAATTTTTTCATATGCAAGATATTTTTGGGTATTCACCTAGTAAATTCAACAATTCGATGTATAATACTAAAGAAGGAAGGAGCGAGTATATTGACCTCTAAAGAGATTTCAACGAGACAAATGATTATAGATACTGCCCGTAAAAAATTTATGACCGACGGTTACAAGGCAACTTCAACGCGTCACATCGCAAAAGAAGTAGGGATTACCCAGCCGAATCTCTATTATCATTTTCAAAATAAAGAAACTTTGTACATCTCGGTCCTAGAACAAGTTGGAAACGAAGTAAATAATCAATTGAGTTATATTGCTCATAACAGTGACTTATCTCTACAAGAAAGCCTCAACCTTATGACCAACTACCTCCAAAATAACGATCCCATCGATATTTATACGATGATGAAAGATATGGATTCCGATCTTTCTGCTGAGAGCAAGAGCAAATTGTATACCATCTTCTTGAAAGGCTACCAACAACCTTTTATAGATTTATTTGAGGAAAATATTACAAAACTACGTTCGGATCTTGTTGCTGAACAAATCGCTTCACATTATTTTCTAGTGATTGCCCCCTACATCAGTCCGGATATGCAAACTCATAAATTCGTCTCAACTGAAAATATTATCGATTTATTTTTAAATGGAATTAAAATTTAAAAAAATAGAAGCGCCTGGATATACTCCAAGCGCTTCTTTTTTAATTTAATGCATCAAATTTCGCTTTCATTGTTGGGTTCTTTCGAACTAATTTCTTAACCGTTAAGTCATCCGCTTTATTATTGGCTAATCGCAAGTTGTTTTCGGAAGAGACTAAGGCATCTTTTGTTTTTTGTAGATGCGTAATCGTCTTATCAATTTCATCAATCGCTGTTTTAAATTTCCGACTTGCCAGGTCATAATTTCTAGCGAATGCCGACTTGAATGTATCGAGATCCTCTTCAAAATTTGTTATATCGATATTTTGTTCACGCATCAAAGCTACTTCTTGCTTGTACTCTAGCGAATTCATCGCTGCGTTTCGAAGGAGTGTAATAATCGGGATAAAAAATTGTGGACGAATCACATACATCTTCTCATATTCATACGACACATCAACAATTCCATTATTATAGAGTTCATTATCAGATTCTAACATTGAGACAAGAATCGCATATTCACATTTTTTGTCATTTCGGTTTTTATCTAGTTGCTTAAAAAAATGCTCATTCTTTTTCTTCGTTGCCGTTTCATCGCCTTCATTTTTCATCTCAAACATAATGGAGATAATCTCATTTCCGTACTCATCATGCTCACGATAGATGTAGTCTCCCTTGCTTCCTGATTTAATATCATTATCTTTGCCGAACTGAGCATTTTTGAAAGCTGTCATTCTTAGGCGGTTAAACTCAATCTCACAGTGTTGTTCGAGCGTCTCCCCTACCATCTTCGTGGACTGTTTTGCTTTAAAATCTTTGTAAAAAGCAATCGTCTCGTCTTTCATTTTGATTTCCGTATCAAATTTCTCTTTAAGCGAATTAAGCTCTAACTCGCGTTCTTTTTCTTGAAGTGAAATTCTCGAATTTAATTCCATAAGTGCTTTCTCTTTTGCCGAATTAATTTCTGAAAGTTCTAATTTCTTCTCGTTCTCAATCGCTTGTACGCGCGCGTTGAGTTCCGTCAACTCTTTGTCTTTCGCGGCTAAAGCTTGTTGTAATTCTAATTCTTTATCCTTTTCAAGCGCAGTTGTTTTATTTTTTAATTCCGCAATCTCTTTATCTTTTTCCGACACTTGCTTATCAAACGTATTCTTCGTCTTCTCCTCAACCAGCGCAAGGTTACTTTCGTGTTGAGCATTAATTTGTTCCAGTTTCTCATGAATCTCTTCATTGAATTCCTTTGTTCGAACTTGAGCCAAGATATCTGCGTACCCTGCCTCATCAATTGTAAACAACGTCCCGCAATGTGGACACTTAATTTCATTCATTTATATTCCTCCTGTTTTAAAACCAACCAGTACGCCTATTATACTAAAGTTTGAGTTAGCAATCGACTGGTGAAGCAAGTTGAAACCAACTCGCGACTTATCGCATACCCGTTTGGCGTGAGTTGAGCCAACTTGCGACTTATCCCATGCCCGTTTGGCGTGAGTTGAGCCAACTTGCGACTTATCACATACCCGTTTGGCGTGAGTTGAGCCAACTTGCGACTTATCACACCCCGTTTGGCGTGAGTTGTTATTGTGGTAGTTGTATTTCATAGTACAAATTATTAGTTGCACCGATTTTCTCATAATTCTTGGCAAGTGTTCTATTTATCGTTCTTTCACTCACCATTCCCCCACAAAACTCATACACATTTCGACGGGTCACCATCTCCGGATGATCATAGTACAAGTATCGCAACTGATAAGCGGTTCTAAGTATGGCTTCAGACTTTAACTCATTGGTCCAACACCCTTTACACTCGACATATTTGTAACTCATTTGCACATCAAAACTATCACAGCTTTTACATGTTATCCCTTTTCGTAACTGCTCGAATACTTCCAACGATAGCGACTTAGGTACAAATGGGGTCTGGTCGCGGTGCCTTTCTAAAACTTGATAAACACGATTTAGCGTTTGGTCATACATTGCGAAATGATTGTTCTCGCGGAACTTGCGAATATACCGTTGTAATTGATTCCGCATCACAATATCAAATTCGTTACCACTTTCCAACTTCACATCACTATGTTCATTTATAAACACCATCGCTCCAATCACTTCAATCTCAGAACTCACTTCAGCCGCCATATGGCGAATTCGGTTGACTCGGTGATTCATCTTTGTGACTTGATTGTCACTCATCAAGCGTCCATTGATAAAACATTCGTTATCTTTATATTCAAAGAGGCCTTTATAATTTTTTACTTCAATAACTAGCCACTGATTCTCGGCGATTACAAGCATATCAACCTCCATCCGCTTGCCGTGGTTGAACCAGTAATTTAAATCATAGCGCCAGTACTCACTACCAAACTGTTTAAACCTCTGATAATTCTCCGCCTCACCAACATGCCCTTCATTCAAATTATAGTGTTCTCTTTCCATTTTTTTATCTAAAATCGCCTCACGGATTTTGCATATGTCTAACTGTTGTAATACTTTACTTTTTTTCATTCAGCACCTCCATATATAGATACAAGAAAAATGCTCATTTCCATTAATTTATTTCTAAAAAACTGCAAATAAAAAAGGCCACCACAAAAGTGACCAGTAAATTCATATTATAATTCGACTGACTTAGCCCAATAGTAACCTTGTTGCCAAACGATGCCACGCTCGAAGAGTTTCTCTGAAGCTTCTTGGCTCTCAACGCCTTCGACTATAAATTTTATACCGTGTTTTTGGGCGAGACTTTGCCAGGCATCTAAAAACAAGCCCAGAGTCTCGACATCTAAATTATTAAACGACAGCAATGATAATTTTAAACTTGATATACAGTCAATATTATTCATGACGAGTTCCAAAGTGTTTTGACCAGTCGCTACGTCATCAATACTCACTTTATAACTTAGACCATGGATTTTTTGAATAAATGTCTCCATTTTAAATGAGACACCTTCAACAGCAAAATCAACGGGAACGAGTTTTTCTGTAATCTCAATATGGATTTGCTTAGAATAGTCTTTTAACTGATCCAAATACCTCCATGTTGATTCGTAAATAAATTGTTGCGGATGAATGTTATAGTTAAAGGTATATTGAGGGTACTTCTCACACAAGACCATGAGCTGCCCAGCGTACCAATCAACTAATAAGTGATTTCTCTCTTCACATGAAATATAAAAATCTAGTAAGTCTTCTGGATAGCGGTGGTTCTGGCGAGAACGTAATAATACCTCAAAGTGAGTCATGTCATATTTGCCTTCTGGCAAAACATGAATGATGGGTTGAAATTCTAAGTAAAAATCATTTTTTTGTGTCTCATATTGAATTATCAATCATACACACCTCTATTCAGTTTAGTTTATCCAATGACGATTTGATCTTTTCCATTTTCCTTGGCCGTATAAAGTGCACTATCCGCTCTTTTAAAAGTTGAGGTAAGTTCTTCTTTGCTCGATCGGTGCGCAACACCAATGGATACAGTCACTTCTAATAATTCCCCTTCAGCAGTAGGAATACGCAAATCTCTAATTCGTTTGTGAATATTTTGAGCTAGCTGTGTTACTTTTCCATCACTACAGTCTTCTATCAAAGCGACAAACTCTTCACCGCCGTAACGATAGAAAAATTGTTTTTCCTGTGGCATGCTTGATAAAACCATCGCAATCTCTCGGATGACAGCATCACCCACTAAATGACCATGAATATCATTGAAGCACTTGAAGTCATCAATATCAATGACCAGTAAAGCAAAGCTTCCGTCTATAAATGATAACCTTTCTAAATCCTCACGAAACTTTCGCGAATTATATAAATTGGTTAAATTATCAATTTCAGCTAAATTGAATAAATATTGAATATCTTTCATCACATTGTGAACAATAATAATGGTAACTGTGGCAGTAACCAGAACAATTGAATGGATAATCACGGACTGCATGATTTCATTAAGTAATATAATACTTAATGGGAATGCGATTGCTATATAATAATAAACTAACGTTAACATTTGACCTATACCTGAAAAATGTTTCTTGGACCATTCAAATACACGCGTGTAAGTTAATAATAAAATGATCACAATAACTAAGTTTAATGACGCTGGTAAAAAACCTTCAAGAAGAAAACGAAACATCCCTAATAAAAAAATAGTTGGCAAGGCAACTTTGTCACCTAAGTATTTCATCATTAAAGCGAAAAGAACCAATCGAAAATCAAAATGGACATCTAAAATAACGACCGAGAAATTGAGTAGTAAAACACCTACTAAGGTTTCTAATGCGATATAGATGACCGTTTGTTTTCTAGTTTGCCTTTCTACATTGAAATAATCTACATTTAATTTCCATAAAATATAAATGTTTAGTAATATAATCCCGATGTTAGCTAACAAACTAACAATCATTTCTATACCTCCAATAAATTGCTATAGTATTGCCTTTTTGAATCAGTCATCATCCAAACCTACTACAGAATGGCCCGCTATGACACTATCTTGAATAGTCAAGACATACTGATACGTATCGTTAGAATGTGTTTCAATTGTCACTGTATAATCCCCCTCGTTCAGTAAGGATGTCACGTGCTCTGCTAGAATGAGCTGTCCCTTCTGATAATCGGGTATAAAGTCTTCCAAGTAAACTAAATATGGCCAATTGTCTAATGTTGTCACCATCTCACCCGTTTGACTTACAATGGATACTCGCTTGATTTGATTGCCAGCGTAATCCACTGGAATCAACACCGCTTGCCCGACTTCAGTGTCTTGACTCTCGCCAAGAATCATCTGGTCAAATAAATATACATCCTGGTTCCAAGTCGCTCCCGTATTAAAGCGAAAGGTTAGCGTACCTACATTACCCATCGCTTCAACCTCTCCCAACAACCTCTCTATAACTTGCGGAAAGAAATAAACACCGTCCTCGTTTTTTTCATAGTCTTGTCCCTCTAGCATTCTCTCACCATTAAACAAAACCTCTTGTAATTCAGTTTCGTTAAATTCTAAGTTAACAAACAATTCGCCTTGAATGTCTTTAATAAAAGTCATATCTATATAAGAACCATATGCAGAACTACTAAACATTGATTGAACAACGATATCGCCAAGTTTTTCTGGTCCCCAACCGAAGGTAACGCGATTGAAATGCTGGCCATTATCCCACAACATTAAAGCAATCGGTTTATCGCGAGTCAGACCATTCATTTGTTCAATAAACTTATACGTTTCGCCGACATTATTCACTTCAGGATGACGGTCAAAACCGAGTAAACCATATTCCCCAATCAGCACACCAATCTGTTGATCCGTAAAGGTTCTCTCTAATTGGCCAATTAATTCCTCATTCAACTCTCGTTGAGTCTTTCCATCTCTAAAGGGGTCATCCAACATGGTCACACCGATATTATTACTAAATTCCCATTCCCCGTAATAGTGAATCGATGCTATTAAATAGGGGTCATTTAGCTGTTGGATCTCACTCAATAAAGCATCTAAATCTGCCTGTCGACTTTTCGATAGTAAGGTCGGCAAGACAAGCATCCGTTGTGTATTCAAGCCGCCAGATTCACGAACTACCGAATGAAATGCACGGTTAATCTTTGCTAAGCGAGTATATTGTTCAGATTCTTCCGCTTCAAAGGAAGGTTCGTTAATCGACTCAAAAAATAAGTGGTGATTATATTCGCTAAATCGGTCAGCTAACTGTGTCCAAATAGCTACAAAACGTTTGTATTCATCACTTGTTTCCTGTCCGTCCCATTGATTCAGCCATTCTGTCGAATCATGATGAAGGTTAATCAGAACGTATAAATCCTCTTCTAACGCCCATCTGACTACGTCTTCATATCTATCCAAATAATCAGAATCAATCATATACTCTGAATCCATTCGGTAATGCAAAGTCAGGGGTATGCGAATACTTTGGAAGCCTTCTGCTTTAATCGCTTGAATTAATTCGCGCGACACCTTGGGATTATCCCACGTTTGTTCACCCAAATCAGCCTCAATATCGTGACTATCAAACGTATTCCCTAAGTTCCAACCACTGCCTAAATTATTCACGTATGTCATTGAGACTGACTCCCCTGATATATTGGTTTGTTGCTGGACTATCATACTTAGCAAAACAACAAGTTTGAGTATATTCATCATATCCAATTGACTCCTTTATTCAATCCACCATTCGCCAACACCTTATTCATCGAAAATGTACCGCCAGCAAGCCGTTGAAGCGGTGCGATGGACGAACTCATTAGCACCTAGAGGCCGAATTTACTGCTTATACAAATCTTTCAACAATTCATTCGCAAAAGCCAGCTTCGCTTTCAATTGCATGTTTTCCTCTTCTAAAGCTACAAGTCTATGTTCAAGTTCAGAATCTGTTTGTTTTCGAGTATTGGTAGTAACATTTCTTTGCTCCTCGACTGTCCGTGGCAGCTTAACTCTTTCAACTACTGGTTCTTGTCGAGGTGGCTCTTCAACATAACTTTGCTCAATCGGTTCGCGAGACACTTGAGGTTCAGGTCGCAGACTCGCTTTCTCTTCGACTACCGGTTGTGTTTTTTGATAAATTGACTGAGAAGCCTTATTCGCCGTCTCAGTCTTTTGCTTGATATCCGATAAATTAATCACATCGCTGTGATAATGTGCTTTCACATCTGCATGAGGTGTCGCTAATTGGACAATTTTTTGCTGGTCCTCCACTTGATAAACACCTTCTGGCAAGTTAAATAAAGACTTGTCATCCGTTATATCGGTCGTTAAATTCAATTCTTCAACCACATCACTCATCGCTTCGGACTCATTAATATATTGTAAGAGTAATTGATTTTCTTGGCTGACACTCTCAGCACGCTCAGCGATTTCACGGTGCTTTTTCTCCATATCTATATATAAGTCATCGATATACTCTTGAACATCTTGTCGATTATATCCACCGATCCAAGCACGTTTTAATTGCATTGTTTCATTCATAATATCTACCTCTTTAGTTATTCGCTTCGATAAAACGGGAAAAATTCTTCAGTTAAGTTCTGAGGCGTATAAGTCACAAATATATAATCATAATCCCCATCCTCAATAATTTCTTCAATACTTCCGCCATAGTAACGAGGATCAACCATCGTTGTTTGTTGAGTACCAACACTTAAAAAGGACGCAACAGGAACAATCATCGAATCTTTAATAAACAAGACTTTAGGCATCTCTTCACTGTCATCTTGTAAATTAGTGACTTGAACAATGCCAGGATTCCCATCCATATAGGTAAAGAATTTATCACTCGTCGGGTCATATTTATTTTTGCCCGATCTTAAAATACTCGTATTCAATAATGATTCTTCAAAACGACCTTGTCGGGTTATGTCTAGAGTCGAGGACTGTTCGTAAACATGAAAGTTGGTTTCGAATTTTGGATAGATTAAAGTAAAATCATCAATGCCAGTATACAACTGTCCTACACTTCGCCCCATTGAACCGAGATACGCGTCTTCATAAACAATTTGGTTATAATTAGTTAAGTCTGTTGTTATCTCTTTATTATTGAATTCAAACCCATACCGCTCTTCTAATTCATTCACTAACTGTGTAAACGCCCAAAAAGTTACATCCGTCTTCCAGTGATGATCTGTCTTATAGAAACTGTCTGCTATACTTATATTTTGCTCTTTCATCAAAGAACGGTAATCAATATAGGTAATTTGAAAATCATCCAAATAACTTAAAAATTGATCTGCTGTCTCATTCGCGTAATTATAAGGAATACCCGTATCAAAATTTGTCACTCCGACTTCAAACTTATCTGGTGTCATTAAGTAAATGACTTCAGCGCCTAAGTCTTTAGCAACACTATTCAATCGACCCATCCGAGAGGCTAATTCAATCGTTTCGTTCGGCCCCGTCGTAAAGTAAGTATAATGCATATTCCCCTCATCATCACGAACAGAAGAAAAATTACTCACCTCGTGTTTTAAAAGCAACTTTTGAATATAACCATAGCCTTCTACATAAAGGTATCGATCAGAGACTTGATCATTTAACAAAGCGCTCATATCATTGACAAAATTCGGAAGCTCATCAACTTCATCTTCAGTTTGATTGAAAAATGCTTCCACATGATTCAATATAACCTCATGGTTTTCCTTAATATTTGCCCAGGCAGAATAAAAGATAAAAGCAAAAAATAAACACGCTGTGACTATTTTTTTAATTCTTAATGGTATCATCTTTCATCCTCCTAAAATTGGAAATAGATAAAGGAATTGTAAGTCCCTTTAACGAGATACGAGACGGATACAA from Aerococcaceae bacterium DSM 111021 includes these protein-coding regions:
- a CDS encoding NERD domain-containing protein encodes the protein MKKSKVLQQLDICKIREAILDKKMEREHYNLNEGHVGEAENYQRFKQFGSEYWRYDLNYWFNHGKRMEVDMLVIAENQWLVIEVKNYKGLFEYKDNECFINGRLMSDNQVTKMNHRVNRIRHMAAEVSSEIEVIGAMVFINEHSDVKLESGNEFDIVMRNQLQRYIRKFRENNHFAMYDQTLNRVYQVLERHRDQTPFVPKSLSLEVFEQLRKGITCKSCDSFDVQMSYKYVECKGCWTNELKSEAILRTAYQLRYLYYDHPEMVTRRNVYEFCGGMVSERTINRTLAKNYEKIGATNNLYYEIQLPQ
- a CDS encoding EAL domain-containing protein, with amino-acid sequence MIIQYETQKNDFYLEFQPIIHVLPEGKYDMTHFEVLLRSRQNHRYPEDLLDFYISCEERNHLLVDWYAGQLMVLCEKYPQYTFNYNIHPQQFIYESTWRYLDQLKDYSKQIHIEITEKLVPVDFAVEGVSFKMETFIQKIHGLSYKVSIDDVATGQNTLELVMNNIDCISSLKLSLLSFNNLDVETLGLFLDAWQSLAQKHGIKFIVEGVESQEASEKLFERGIVWQQGYYWAKSVEL
- a CDS encoding GGDEF domain-containing protein; this translates as MIVSLLANIGIILLNIYILWKLNVDYFNVERQTRKQTVIYIALETLVGVLLLNFSVVILDVHFDFRLVLFALMMKYLGDKVALPTIFLLGMFRFLLEGFLPASLNLVIVIILLLTYTRVFEWSKKHFSGIGQMLTLVYYYIAIAFPLSIILLNEIMQSVIIHSIVLVTATVTIIIVHNVMKDIQYLFNLAEIDNLTNLYNSRKFREDLERLSFIDGSFALLVIDIDDFKCFNDIHGHLVGDAVIREIAMVLSSMPQEKQFFYRYGGEEFVALIEDCSDGKVTQLAQNIHKRIRDLRIPTAEGELLEVTVSIGVAHRSSKEELTSTFKRADSALYTAKENGKDQIVIG
- a CDS encoding glycoside hydrolase family 5 protein; this encodes MTYVNNLGSGWNLGNTFDSHDIEADLGEQTWDNPKVSRELIQAIKAEGFQSIRIPLTLHYRMDSEYMIDSDYLDRYEDVVRWALEEDLYVLINLHHDSTEWLNQWDGQETSDEYKRFVAIWTQLADRFSEYNHHLFFESINEPSFEAEESEQYTRLAKINRAFHSVVRESGGLNTQRMLVLPTLLSKSRQADLDALLSEIQQLNDPYLIASIHYYGEWEFSNNIGVTMLDDPFRDGKTQRELNEELIGQLERTFTDQQIGVLIGEYGLLGFDRHPEVNNVGETYKFIEQMNGLTRDKPIALMLWDNGQHFNRVTFGWGPEKLGDIVVQSMFSSSAYGSYIDMTFIKDIQGELFVNLEFNETELQEVLFNGERMLEGQDYEKNEDGVYFFPQVIERLLGEVEAMGNVGTLTFRFNTGATWNQDVYLFDQMILGESQDTEVGQAVLIPVDYAGNQIKRVSIVSQTGEMVTTLDNWPYLVYLEDFIPDYQKGQLILAEHVTSLLNEGDYTVTIETHSNDTYQYVLTIQDSVIAGHSVVGLDDD